One window of the Janthinobacterium sp. PAMC25594 genome contains the following:
- the gtdA gene encoding gentisate 1,2-dioxygenase produces the protein MTSHQTPEREALYAALSGMHLSPLWQSLHTLVPPHPTAPYAAALWRYADIAPQLARAGEVITAHEAVRRVLVLENPALPGRSSITQSLYAGLQLILPGEVAPSHRHSQSALRFVVEGQGAYTTVAGERTTMHPGDFIITPSWTWHDHGNLGVDGVCEPVVWLDGLDIPMLRYFDSGFAENDTQDSQTVSRPEGQSFARYGYNMAPVKQLHEGTTSPIFNYPYARSREALDLLSRTDAIDDWHGYKLRYTNPLTGGSPMPTMATFMQLLPKGFKGKRARSTDGTVYSVVEGHGSVDIGGQRFEFAPRDTFVVPSWASVAFDCPQDDVVLFSFSDRPVQQAMGVLREQFLTD, from the coding sequence ATGACTTCCCATCAAACGCCCGAACGCGAGGCTTTATATGCAGCCCTGAGCGGCATGCATCTGTCGCCGCTGTGGCAATCCTTGCACACCCTGGTGCCGCCCCATCCGACGGCGCCGTATGCGGCGGCCCTGTGGCGTTATGCCGATATCGCGCCGCAGCTGGCGCGCGCCGGCGAGGTCATTACGGCCCACGAAGCCGTGCGCAGGGTCCTGGTGCTGGAAAACCCGGCCTTGCCGGGCCGCTCGTCGATCACCCAATCGCTGTACGCGGGCTTGCAGCTGATTTTGCCCGGCGAAGTGGCGCCATCGCACCGCCACAGCCAGTCGGCGCTGCGCTTCGTCGTCGAAGGGCAGGGCGCCTACACGACGGTGGCGGGCGAGCGCACCACCATGCACCCCGGTGACTTCATCATCACGCCCTCGTGGACCTGGCATGACCATGGCAACCTGGGTGTGGACGGCGTCTGCGAGCCGGTCGTCTGGCTCGATGGCCTCGACATTCCCATGCTGCGCTATTTCGATTCGGGTTTCGCGGAAAATGACACGCAGGACAGCCAGACGGTCAGCCGTCCGGAAGGCCAGAGCTTCGCCCGCTACGGCTACAACATGGCGCCCGTGAAGCAGCTGCACGAGGGCACGACCTCGCCCATCTTCAATTACCCGTATGCCCGTTCGCGCGAGGCGCTGGACCTGCTGTCGCGCACGGACGCCATCGACGACTGGCATGGCTACAAGCTGCGTTATACGAATCCGCTGACGGGCGGCTCGCCCATGCCCACCATGGCCACCTTCATGCAGCTGCTGCCCAAAGGTTTCAAGGGCAAGCGCGCGCGCAGCACCGACGGCACCGTCTACAGCGTGGTTGAGGGGCATGGCAGCGTGGATATCGGCGGCCAGCGCTTCGAGTTTGCTCCGCGCGACACCTTCGTTGTGCCGTCGTGGGCCAGCGTGGCCTTCGACTGCCCGCAAGACGATGTCGTGCTGTTCAGTTTTTCCGACCGCCCCGTGCAGCAAGCCATGGGCGTGCTGCGCGAGCAGTTTTTGACCGATTGA
- a CDS encoding fumarylacetoacetate hydrolase family protein, producing MTHFIFEPQAIVGLPILGTDAQFPVRRIYCVGRNYAAHAREMGFDPDREPPFFFCKPNDDKSVVAVPPGVTATVPYPAQTSNYHHEIELVVAIGKGGKDIALEDAASHIFGYGVGLDMTRRDLQMRMREQGRPWEIGKAFDYSAPIGALTPIAVSGEISTGAIVLEVDGKIVQTSDLTHLIWSVNEVIANLSTLFELQPGDIIMTGTPEGVGAVTSGQTMEARIAGLTPITVAVQ from the coding sequence ATGACCCACTTTATTTTTGAACCCCAAGCCATCGTCGGCCTGCCCATCCTCGGCACCGACGCACAGTTTCCCGTGCGCCGCATCTACTGCGTGGGCCGCAACTACGCCGCCCATGCGCGTGAAATGGGTTTTGACCCCGACCGCGAACCGCCATTCTTCTTTTGCAAACCGAATGACGACAAATCCGTCGTGGCCGTGCCGCCTGGCGTGACGGCCACGGTGCCGTATCCGGCGCAGACGTCGAACTACCACCATGAAATCGAACTGGTGGTCGCCATTGGCAAGGGCGGCAAGGACATCGCCCTGGAGGACGCGGCGTCACACATCTTCGGCTACGGCGTGGGCCTGGACATGACGCGGCGCGACCTGCAGATGCGCATGCGCGAACAGGGCCGCCCGTGGGAAATCGGCAAGGCCTTCGACTATTCGGCCCCTATCGGCGCGCTCACGCCCATCGCGGTGTCCGGTGAAATCAGCACGGGCGCCATCGTGCTGGAAGTCGATGGAAAAATCGTGCAGACGAGCGACCTGACGCATTTGATCTGGTCCGTCAATGAAGTCATCGCCAATCTGTCGACCTTGTTCGAGCTGCAGCCGGGCGACATCATCATGACGGGCACGCCCGAAGGCGTGGGCGCCGTCACCAGCGGACAAACCATGGAGGCGCGCATCGCCGGGCTGACGCCGATCACCGTCGCCGTGCAGTAA